The Iamia majanohamensis genome window below encodes:
- a CDS encoding AMP-binding protein — MLLHELALDPAAAPDSAPALVTMDGTWSRGDLRAAVADLARAASTVTRPGGRVAIVSDSRPEVVALLLAVPAAGRVAVPINVRLTPDEVVGQLDRTGVEAVVGTEEELDRLAGVLPEAATLVTRVGLDPGAGDISLESLAAAPAPALTDPPGPDDPAWIIATSGTTGTAKGAVLTARSLGAAVATTAAARPLAEDEVYLYPFPLYHVSVYNVLHALSRGRPVVLPRRFDAATICALAEAHRVTAMSLAPTMLRLLLDHRAAQDDSATVLADLRTVAYGAAPMPPALLAEADEALGVAFAQGYGMTELSGNAVFLGPDDHRRGLAGETHLLGAAGRPGPGVELRIVDDRGGSVAPGGRGEVCVRAAQVCAGYWRDPTATQAAIRDGWMHTGDVGVIDGEGVLTIVDRAKDIIVTGGENVASREVEDVIGQHPAVSRVAVVGVPDDRWGEAVCAVLVLRPGTGHDAATVRAEVLEVARTRLAGFKVPKRVVLADDLPVNAGGKVVKADLRRQLAGRPAGASGSGAA, encoded by the coding sequence GTGCTCCTCCACGAGCTCGCCCTCGACCCCGCCGCGGCCCCCGACAGCGCTCCCGCCCTGGTCACCATGGACGGCACCTGGTCACGCGGCGACCTCAGGGCGGCGGTGGCCGACCTCGCCCGCGCCGCGTCCACCGTCACCCGACCGGGCGGGCGGGTGGCGATCGTGTCCGACAGCCGGCCCGAGGTGGTGGCCCTGCTGCTCGCGGTGCCGGCGGCCGGTCGGGTGGCGGTGCCGATCAACGTGCGCCTCACGCCCGACGAGGTCGTGGGCCAGCTCGACCGGACCGGGGTGGAGGCCGTGGTGGGCACCGAGGAGGAGCTCGACCGCCTGGCCGGGGTCCTGCCCGAGGCGGCCACGCTGGTCACCCGGGTGGGCCTCGACCCCGGCGCGGGTGACATCAGCCTCGAGAGCCTGGCCGCGGCGCCGGCCCCCGCGCTGACCGACCCGCCCGGGCCCGACGACCCGGCGTGGATCATCGCCACCAGCGGCACCACGGGTACGGCCAAGGGGGCGGTGCTGACCGCACGCAGCCTGGGCGCCGCGGTGGCGACCACCGCCGCGGCCCGACCCCTGGCCGAGGACGAGGTCTACCTCTACCCCTTCCCGCTGTACCACGTGTCGGTCTACAACGTCCTCCACGCCCTGTCCCGGGGACGGCCGGTCGTGCTCCCCCGCCGCTTCGACGCAGCCACGATCTGCGCCCTGGCCGAGGCCCACCGGGTCACGGCGATGTCGCTCGCCCCGACCATGCTCCGCCTGCTGCTCGACCACCGGGCCGCGCAGGACGACTCGGCCACGGTGCTGGCCGACCTGCGGACCGTCGCCTACGGCGCCGCCCCCATGCCCCCGGCCCTGCTCGCCGAGGCCGACGAGGCCCTGGGCGTGGCCTTCGCCCAGGGGTACGGCATGACCGAGCTCTCGGGCAACGCCGTGTTCCTCGGCCCCGACGACCACCGACGGGGCCTGGCCGGCGAGACCCACCTGCTGGGCGCGGCGGGACGCCCCGGCCCCGGCGTCGAGCTGCGGATCGTCGACGACCGGGGCGGGTCCGTGGCCCCGGGCGGCCGGGGCGAGGTGTGCGTCCGGGCCGCGCAGGTCTGTGCCGGCTACTGGCGGGACCCGACGGCCACCCAGGCCGCGATCCGCGACGGCTGGATGCACACCGGCGACGTCGGGGTCATCGACGGCGAGGGGGTGCTCACCATCGTCGACCGGGCCAAGGACATCATCGTCACCGGCGGCGAGAACGTGGCCTCCCGCGAGGTCGAGGACGTGATCGGCCAGCACCCTGCGGTGTCACGGGTGGCCGTGGTCGGCGTGCCCGACGACCGCTGGGGGGAGGCGGTGTGCGCCGTGCTCGTCCTCCGCCCCGGCACCGGCCACGACGCCGCCACCGTGCGGGCCGAGGTGCTGGAGGTGGCCCGGACCCGCCTGGCTGGCTTCAAGGTCCCCAAGCGGGTCGTGCTGGCCGACGACCTCCCGGTCAACGCCGGGGGCAAGGTGGTGAAGGCCGACCTGCGCCGCCAGCTGGCGGGGCGCCCCGCAGGCGCCAGCGGGTCCGGGGCCGCCTGA
- the smpB gene encoding SsrA-binding protein SmpB has translation MATRTSDGTTVIATNRVARRDYDVLDTWECGVVLRGAEVKALREAKVQLADSYARLVDDEVWVFGISITAYSHASKQVPPEPVRERKLLLHRHQIDLIADRQARERLQLIPLSLYFRDGRVKLELALARSRRKVDKRQLIAERDAEMEARRAMARGGRGR, from the coding sequence ATGGCCACCCGGACGAGCGACGGCACCACCGTCATCGCCACCAACCGCGTCGCCCGGCGCGACTACGACGTGCTCGACACGTGGGAGTGCGGCGTCGTCCTGCGCGGGGCCGAGGTCAAGGCCCTGCGCGAGGCCAAGGTCCAGCTGGCCGACAGCTACGCCCGCCTGGTCGACGACGAGGTGTGGGTGTTCGGCATCAGCATCACCGCCTACTCCCACGCCTCCAAGCAGGTCCCGCCCGAGCCGGTGCGGGAGCGCAAGCTCCTCCTCCACCGCCACCAGATCGACCTCATCGCCGACCGCCAGGCCCGCGAGCGGCTCCAGCTCATCCCCCTGTCGCTCTACTTCCGCGACGGCCGGGTGAAGCTGGAGCTGGCCCTGGCCCGCAGCCGCCGCAAGGTCGACAAGCGCCAGCTCATCGCCGAGCGCGACGCGGAGATGGAGGCCCGGCGGGCCATGGCGCGGGGCGGCCGCGGCCGCTGA
- a CDS encoding M67 family metallopeptidase, protein MLHLDPAARDLLVAHALGGYPDEACGLLGGRVLEGLDPDGLPRATVEAFVPTRNHDASSRTYTIGPEGFLAADRQLDPLGLDQVGVAHSHTHSEAWPSETDVDKADNPLLEGWHYVIVSLRDPSPVLRSFLLAGRRVREEEVVLGRSGA, encoded by the coding sequence GTGCTCCACCTGGACCCCGCCGCCCGTGACCTGCTCGTGGCCCACGCCCTCGGCGGCTACCCCGACGAGGCGTGCGGCCTCCTCGGCGGGCGGGTGCTGGAGGGCCTCGACCCCGACGGCCTGCCCCGGGCGACGGTGGAGGCGTTCGTGCCGACCCGGAACCACGATGCCTCGTCGCGCACCTACACGATCGGTCCCGAGGGCTTCCTCGCCGCCGACCGCCAGCTCGACCCCCTCGGCCTCGACCAGGTCGGGGTGGCCCACTCCCACACCCACTCCGAGGCGTGGCCCTCCGAGACCGACGTCGACAAGGCCGACAACCCCCTCCTCGAGGGCTGGCACTACGTCATCGTGTCGCTGCGCGACCCGAGCCCGGTGCTGCGCTCGTTCCTCCTCGCCGGCCGCCGGGTCCGGGAGGAGGAGGTCGTCCTCGGCCGATCCGGCGCCTGA
- a CDS encoding PLP-dependent cysteine synthase family protein, which yields MAVYSSITELIGDTPIVDVSQLSPNPRVRLLAKLEGSNPAGSVKDRIALKMIDEAEADGTLAPGRTVIEPSSGNTGIAMAMICQLRGYPIKIVLPENVSIERRQLLEVFGAEIILSPGAEGSNGAVRRAQALAEEHPEWVFLYQYGNEANPRAHYDATGPEILRDVPDITHFVAGLGTSGTLMGVGTYLKENKPEVQVLAVEPPAGELVEGLRNLEDGYIPPVFEKWGGFELLDGKRIVRPRESLEWTRRLVTETGVFAGISSGAALAGAAKVAERIDEGTIVFIVCDGGWKYLSTGAYTDDLDAAEARAESIIYF from the coding sequence TTGGCCGTCTACTCCTCGATCACCGAGCTCATCGGTGACACGCCGATCGTCGACGTGAGCCAGCTCAGCCCCAACCCGCGCGTCCGCCTGCTGGCCAAGCTGGAGGGGAGCAACCCGGCCGGGTCGGTGAAGGACCGCATCGCCCTCAAGATGATCGACGAGGCCGAGGCCGACGGCACCCTGGCGCCGGGCCGCACGGTCATCGAGCCCTCGTCGGGCAACACCGGCATCGCCATGGCGATGATCTGCCAGCTGCGGGGCTACCCCATCAAGATCGTCCTCCCGGAGAACGTCTCCATCGAGCGGCGCCAGCTGCTCGAGGTGTTCGGCGCCGAGATCATCCTGTCGCCCGGCGCCGAGGGCTCGAACGGCGCCGTCCGCCGGGCCCAGGCCCTGGCCGAGGAGCACCCCGAGTGGGTCTTCCTCTACCAGTACGGCAACGAGGCCAACCCCCGGGCCCACTACGACGCCACCGGCCCCGAGATCCTGCGCGACGTCCCCGACATCACCCACTTCGTGGCCGGGCTGGGCACCAGCGGCACCCTCATGGGCGTGGGCACCTACCTCAAGGAGAACAAGCCCGAGGTGCAGGTCCTCGCCGTCGAGCCCCCCGCCGGGGAGCTGGTCGAGGGGCTCCGCAACCTCGAGGACGGCTACATCCCGCCCGTGTTCGAGAAGTGGGGCGGCTTCGAGCTGCTCGACGGCAAGCGCATCGTGCGGCCCCGAGAGTCCCTGGAGTGGACCCGCCGCCTGGTCACCGAGACCGGCGTGTTCGCCGGCATCTCGTCGGGCGCGGCCCTGGCCGGGGCAGCCAAGGTGGCCGAGCGCATCGACGAGGGCACCATCGTGTTCATCGTCTGCGACGGGGGCTGGAAGTACCTCTCGACCGGCGCCTACACCGACGACCTCGACGCCGCCGAGGCCCGGGCCGAGAGCATCATCTACTTCTAG
- a CDS encoding SGNH/GDSL hydrolase family protein: protein MAAERRNGFLTVVVVALVVVAAVAVGVVLRSRDPARGPQVLAVGDSVTYMSANPIKDAFDWTDNVDVQGRPGYRTDQLVPIALEFVDADDPEVLVVFTGYNDLTQGVDTSQAVEQMMDVAAAQPCAVWLLVPTKGDYAPDAAEAFNSRVVALAEDRGSVHLSTDWRDAVDATDGPDPDPALVSEDHIHPVADGEVRLAQAMEEAASRECR, encoded by the coding sequence ATGGCTGCGGAGCGGCGGAACGGGTTCCTGACCGTGGTGGTGGTCGCCCTGGTGGTGGTGGCGGCGGTGGCGGTGGGCGTGGTGCTGCGCTCCCGCGACCCGGCCCGGGGCCCCCAGGTGCTGGCCGTGGGCGACTCGGTCACCTACATGTCGGCCAACCCCATCAAGGACGCCTTCGACTGGACCGACAACGTCGACGTCCAGGGCCGTCCCGGCTACCGCACCGACCAGCTGGTGCCCATCGCCCTCGAGTTCGTCGACGCCGACGACCCCGAGGTCCTCGTCGTCTTCACCGGCTACAACGACCTGACCCAGGGCGTCGACACCTCCCAGGCGGTGGAGCAGATGATGGACGTGGCCGCGGCCCAGCCCTGCGCCGTCTGGCTGCTGGTGCCGACCAAGGGCGACTACGCGCCGGACGCGGCCGAGGCCTTCAACTCCCGGGTGGTCGCCCTGGCCGAGGACCGGGGGAGCGTGCACCTGAGCACCGACTGGCGCGACGCGGTCGACGCCACCGACGGGCCCGACCCCGACCCCGCCCTCGTCTCCGAGGACCACATCCACCCCGTGGCCGACGGCGAGGTCCGCCTGGCCCAGGCCATGGAGGAGGCCGCCAGCCGTGAGTGCCGCTGA
- the murI gene encoding glutamate racemase, protein MSAAEATDDRPIALFDSGFGGLTVARAVIDLLPDEHIVYVGDTGRYPYGPRPLDEVAGFAHQITRHLVDDLDAKLVIVACNTAAAAALDDLRGSAGVPVVGVIDPGVRSLVAATRSGRIGVIGTVGTIGSGAYQGAVAATGEAVTLTCAACPGFVEFVERDETRSEQVHVLAERLLAPVVEAGVDTLLLGCTHYPYLARTISDVMGRDVVLVSSADETAFEVRALLQGPDGPAPRTGADPPARRFLSSGDVAWFRRLGSRLLGPELDHVERTPWA, encoded by the coding sequence GTGAGTGCCGCTGAGGCCACCGACGACCGGCCCATCGCCCTCTTCGACAGCGGCTTCGGGGGGCTCACCGTGGCCCGGGCGGTCATCGACCTCCTGCCCGACGAGCACATCGTCTACGTGGGCGACACCGGCCGCTACCCCTACGGCCCCCGCCCCCTCGACGAGGTGGCCGGCTTCGCCCACCAGATCACCCGGCACCTCGTCGACGACCTCGACGCCAAGCTCGTCATCGTGGCCTGCAACACCGCGGCGGCGGCGGCGCTCGACGACCTGCGGGGGAGCGCCGGGGTGCCCGTGGTCGGGGTGATCGACCCGGGCGTGCGCTCGCTGGTGGCCGCCACCCGCAGCGGGCGCATCGGGGTGATCGGCACCGTCGGCACCATCGGCTCCGGGGCCTACCAGGGGGCGGTGGCGGCCACGGGCGAGGCCGTCACCCTGACCTGCGCGGCCTGCCCCGGGTTCGTCGAGTTCGTGGAGCGCGACGAGACCCGCAGCGAGCAGGTCCACGTCCTGGCCGAGCGGCTGCTCGCGCCTGTGGTCGAGGCCGGGGTCGACACCCTGCTGCTCGGCTGCACCCACTACCCGTACCTGGCCCGCACCATCAGCGACGTCATGGGCCGCGACGTGGTGCTGGTGTCCTCGGCCGACGAGACCGCCTTCGAGGTGCGCGCCCTGCTCCAGGGCCCCGACGGGCCCGCCCCCCGCACCGGGGCCGACCCGCCCGCGCGCCGGTTCCTCTCGTCGGGCGACGTGGCCTGGTTCCGGCGGCTGGGCTCCCGGCTGCTCGGCCCCGAGCTGGACCACGTCGAGCGCACGCCCTGGGCCTGA
- the rph gene encoding ribonuclease PH, translating into MRPDGRQPDDLRPVSFERDYTDAALGSTLVRFGRTTVLCTASVDEDVPRWMRGRGTGWVTAEYSMLPGASEERIRREVKDGKPSGRTQEIQRLIGRSLRAVCDMGALGERAVTVDCDVLQADGGTRTASICGAWVSLHDACTRLVQRGAVATHPLTTTCAAISVGIVDGTPVLDLPYVEDSTAEVDMNVVMAGDRLVEVQGTAEGVPFDRAGLDALLDLAEKGIGELSALQRATVAEAPAPR; encoded by the coding sequence ATGCGCCCCGACGGCCGCCAGCCCGACGACCTCCGCCCCGTCAGCTTCGAGCGGGACTACACCGACGCCGCCCTCGGGTCGACGCTCGTCCGCTTCGGACGGACCACCGTCCTCTGCACCGCCTCGGTCGACGAGGACGTGCCCCGCTGGATGCGCGGCCGGGGCACCGGCTGGGTGACCGCCGAGTACTCCATGCTCCCCGGCGCCTCGGAGGAGCGGATCCGCCGCGAGGTGAAGGACGGCAAGCCCTCCGGGCGCACCCAGGAGATCCAGCGCCTCATCGGCCGCTCGCTCCGGGCCGTGTGCGACATGGGGGCGCTGGGGGAGCGCGCCGTCACCGTCGACTGCGACGTCCTCCAGGCCGACGGCGGCACCCGCACCGCCTCCATCTGCGGCGCGTGGGTGTCGCTCCACGACGCCTGCACCCGGCTGGTCCAGCGGGGCGCCGTCGCCACCCACCCGCTCACCACCACCTGCGCCGCCATCTCGGTCGGCATCGTCGACGGCACCCCGGTGCTCGACCTGCCCTACGTGGAGGACTCGACCGCCGAGGTGGACATGAACGTGGTGATGGCCGGCGACCGCCTGGTCGAGGTCCAGGGCACGGCCGAGGGCGTGCCCTTCGACCGGGCCGGCCTCGACGCCCTGCTCGACCTGGCCGAGAAGGGCATCGGCGAGCTGTCGGCCCTCCAGCGGGCCACCGTGGCCGAGGCCCCCGCACCCCGGTAG
- the rdgB gene encoding RdgB/HAM1 family non-canonical purine NTP pyrophosphatase: MADHPLTLVLATANAHKVGEIRSILASGDLAVDLRPRPVEVPEVVEDAGTLEGNARLKAVALAEATGRPALADDTGLEVDVLDGAPGVESAYYGGGDHDSEANVARLLRELDGVAPTARTARFRTVVLVRWPDGREVAAEGVLDGVVVDAPRGEHGFGYDPVFAPVDGAGRTLAELAPDEKDALSHRGRALRALADRLGAEAP; this comes from the coding sequence ATGGCGGACCACCCCCTGACCCTCGTGCTGGCCACGGCGAACGCCCACAAGGTGGGCGAGATCCGCTCCATCCTCGCCTCCGGCGACCTCGCGGTCGACCTGCGGCCCCGGCCCGTCGAGGTGCCCGAGGTGGTCGAGGACGCCGGCACCCTCGAGGGCAACGCCCGGCTCAAGGCCGTCGCCCTGGCCGAGGCCACCGGCCGGCCCGCCCTGGCCGACGACACCGGCCTCGAGGTCGACGTCCTCGACGGTGCCCCCGGCGTCGAGTCCGCCTACTACGGCGGCGGGGACCACGACTCGGAGGCCAACGTGGCCCGGCTCCTGCGGGAGCTCGACGGCGTGGCGCCGACGGCGCGCACCGCTCGCTTCCGCACCGTCGTCCTCGTCCGCTGGCCCGACGGGCGCGAGGTCGCCGCCGAGGGGGTCCTCGACGGCGTCGTCGTCGACGCCCCCCGCGGCGAGCACGGCTTCGGCTACGACCCCGTCTTCGCCCCGGTCGACGGCGCGGGCCGGACCCTCGCCGAGCTGGCCCCGGACGAGAAGGACGCCCTCAGCCACCGGGGTCGGGCCCTGCGTGCCCTTGCGGACCGGCTCGGGGCGGAGGCCCCGTGA
- a CDS encoding mechanosensitive ion channel family protein produces MTATALLLASTGDADISEAFGKGLTTRDWVVAGIILAASIAIGQVAKVVLQRVLRSDDTDVAITHFAASALRNLIVLAGLVYALGVLEVRLGPLLGAIGIGGLAIAFAAQSILASFFASIILRTRRPFRRGDQVVLGDVEGTVEEVNFRTVSVRTFDGERALVPCDVVLGDTIVNLTARGRRRTTFEVQVSYETDLGRAIGVLEDAMAGVEGVLDRPEPRAYVQEMADSGITLALLVWHAPEMMTMWQVRSDVGVAAHVALVDAGIEIPFPQRVVRFRADEEARTEVPDVGDGTVRSLRRRGPDPNRDTRDTDDDGDDGGDDGGDGGD; encoded by the coding sequence GTGACCGCCACCGCCCTCCTGCTCGCCTCCACCGGCGACGCCGACATCAGCGAGGCCTTCGGGAAGGGCCTGACCACGCGCGACTGGGTGGTCGCCGGGATCATCCTGGCTGCCTCCATCGCCATCGGCCAGGTCGCGAAGGTCGTCCTCCAGCGCGTCCTTCGGAGCGACGACACCGACGTCGCCATCACCCACTTCGCCGCCTCCGCCCTGCGCAACCTCATCGTCCTGGCCGGCCTCGTCTACGCGCTCGGCGTCCTCGAGGTCCGCCTCGGGCCGCTCCTCGGCGCCATCGGCATCGGCGGGCTGGCCATCGCCTTCGCGGCCCAGAGCATCCTGGCCAGCTTCTTCGCCAGCATCATCCTGCGCACCCGCCGCCCCTTCCGCCGCGGCGACCAGGTGGTGCTGGGCGACGTCGAGGGCACCGTCGAGGAGGTCAACTTCCGCACCGTGTCGGTCCGGACCTTCGACGGCGAGCGGGCCCTGGTGCCCTGCGACGTGGTGCTGGGCGACACCATCGTCAACCTCACCGCCCGGGGCCGGCGCCGCACCACCTTCGAGGTCCAGGTGTCCTACGAGACCGACCTGGGCCGGGCCATCGGCGTCCTCGAGGACGCCATGGCGGGCGTCGAGGGCGTCCTCGACCGCCCCGAGCCCCGCGCCTACGTGCAGGAGATGGCCGACTCGGGCATCACCCTCGCCCTCCTGGTGTGGCACGCACCGGAGATGATGACCATGTGGCAGGTCCGCTCCGACGTGGGCGTGGCCGCCCACGTGGCCCTGGTCGACGCCGGCATCGAGATCCCCTTCCCCCAGCGGGTGGTCCGCTTCCGCGCCGACGAGGAGGCCCGCACCGAGGTACCCGACGTGGGCGACGGCACCGTCCGCTCCCTCCGGCGACGGGGCCCGGACCCCAACCGGGACACGAGGGACACCGACGACGACGGGGACGACGGCGGCGACGACGGCGGGGACGGGGGCGACTGA
- a CDS encoding pentapeptide repeat-containing protein, translated as MAGLLPDGEHTEEAFTDRRAGDEPVRGASFVDCTFTGCDLEGLELVGGELDGCTFTDCNLSLLRPVDTRISETRFTRCKLTGVDWTLAAWPHLAVSDLVAFERCRLDHSTFAGLRLPEVRFHRCSLREVDLSECDLSGASFVHSELDGAHLARTDLSGAHLEGATGYRIDVRSNQLRGATVSLPEAASFLAQLGLEVVEPPPTDDGEG; from the coding sequence GTGGCCGGCCTCCTCCCCGACGGGGAGCACACCGAGGAGGCCTTCACCGACCGGCGCGCCGGCGACGAGCCGGTGCGCGGCGCGTCGTTCGTCGACTGCACCTTCACCGGCTGCGACCTCGAGGGCCTGGAGCTGGTGGGCGGCGAGCTCGACGGCTGCACGTTCACCGACTGCAACCTGTCGCTGCTGCGGCCCGTCGACACCCGCATCTCCGAGACCCGGTTCACCCGCTGCAAGCTGACCGGGGTGGACTGGACCCTCGCCGCGTGGCCCCACCTGGCCGTGTCCGACCTGGTCGCCTTCGAGCGCTGCCGGCTCGACCACTCGACCTTCGCCGGGCTGCGCCTCCCCGAGGTCCGGTTCCACCGGTGCTCGCTGCGGGAGGTCGACCTCTCCGAGTGCGACCTCAGCGGCGCCTCCTTCGTCCACTCCGAGCTCGACGGGGCCCACCTGGCCCGCACCGACCTGTCCGGCGCCCACCTGGAGGGGGCCACCGGGTACCGCATCGACGTCCGGTCGAACCAGCTGCGCGGGGCCACGGTCAGCCTCCCCGAGGCGGCGTCGTTCCTCGCCCAGCTGGGCCTCGAGGTGGTGGAGCCACCCCCGACCGACGACGGCGAGGGGTAG
- a CDS encoding alanine racemase, giving the protein MTTRVQDLPTPSLVVEADVLAGNVATMAAARPGPALRPHVKAFKSTALARELVAAGHEGFCCATPAEVVGMGAAGLGTDLLLANEVVDRRRLAAMVASTLGSRITVAVDSPETVAAAAAAGVREVLVDVEVGLPRCGCPPDEAADIADAARAAGLAVRGVMGYEGHLMMEADDKSAKVAASMDVLRRAHEAVGGDVVSGGGTGTWDTNHAVTELQAGSYTHMDGDYARLGTPFRPALTVLATVVSTNRAKGWAVADAGLKALATDHGPPTLAGHDVWFCSDEHTTFAPTEGTPAPAVGDRVRLLPGHVDPTVALHDRLHLVQGDEVVDTWPVDLRGWDAPVP; this is encoded by the coding sequence GTGACGACGAGGGTGCAGGACCTACCGACGCCGAGCCTGGTGGTGGAGGCCGACGTGCTCGCGGGCAACGTCGCCACCATGGCCGCAGCCCGGCCGGGACCGGCGCTGCGGCCCCACGTCAAGGCGTTCAAGTCCACCGCCCTGGCCCGGGAGCTGGTGGCCGCCGGCCACGAGGGGTTCTGCTGCGCCACCCCGGCCGAGGTGGTGGGCATGGGCGCGGCCGGCCTCGGCACCGACCTGCTGCTGGCCAACGAGGTGGTCGACCGACGCCGGCTGGCGGCCATGGTCGCCTCCACCCTCGGGTCGCGCATCACCGTGGCGGTCGACTCCCCCGAGACCGTGGCCGCCGCCGCGGCGGCCGGGGTGCGGGAGGTGCTGGTGGACGTGGAGGTGGGCCTGCCCCGCTGCGGCTGCCCGCCCGACGAGGCGGCCGACATCGCCGACGCGGCCCGGGCCGCGGGGCTCGCGGTGCGGGGCGTGATGGGCTACGAGGGCCACCTGATGATGGAGGCCGACGACAAGTCGGCCAAGGTCGCGGCCTCGATGGACGTGCTCCGGCGGGCCCACGAGGCCGTCGGCGGCGACGTCGTGTCGGGCGGCGGCACCGGCACCTGGGACACCAACCACGCGGTGACCGAGCTCCAGGCCGGCTCCTACACGCACATGGACGGCGACTACGCCCGGCTGGGCACGCCCTTCCGCCCCGCCCTCACCGTGCTGGCCACGGTCGTGTCGACCAACCGGGCGAAGGGGTGGGCCGTCGCCGACGCCGGGCTCAAGGCCCTGGCCACCGACCACGGCCCGCCGACCCTCGCGGGCCACGACGTCTGGTTCTGCTCCGACGAGCACACCACCTTCGCCCCGACCGAGGGCACGCCGGCGCCGGCGGTCGGCGACCGGGTGCGCCTCCTGCCCGGCCACGTCGACCCCACCGTCGCCCTCCACGACAGGCTCCACCTGGTGCAGGGCGACGAGGTCGTCGACACCTGGCCCGTCGACCTCCGGGGCTGGGACGCACCCGTGCCCTGA
- a CDS encoding Fpg/Nei family DNA glycosylase has product MPEGHTVHRHARQQRKELVGHALATDVVQDRFAASAARLDGQVLTDVEAWGKHLFQTWEGGDVVHVHLGLYGKWRRQPAPPPPMRGAVRLRLVGPTRAWDLAGATACELLGPDETDAIVARLGPDPLRPEADPQRFLDRVARSRAPIGTLLLDQTAVAGIGNLYRAEILFLQGIHPERPARDLRPQEREGLWVETVHQLRLGLRRGKIVTRRAAEVDVTPSRLPRSEAHYVYHRDTCRVCGGPIRRTELAARRIDLCPRCQPRRPRRDHTPPVPPEP; this is encoded by the coding sequence GTGCCCGAAGGCCACACCGTCCACCGCCACGCCCGCCAGCAGCGCAAGGAGCTGGTGGGCCACGCCCTCGCCACCGACGTGGTGCAGGACCGCTTCGCGGCGTCCGCGGCCCGCCTCGACGGCCAGGTCCTCACCGACGTCGAGGCGTGGGGCAAGCACCTGTTCCAGACCTGGGAGGGCGGTGACGTCGTCCACGTCCACCTCGGCCTCTACGGCAAGTGGCGACGCCAGCCGGCGCCGCCCCCTCCGATGCGGGGGGCCGTGCGCCTCCGGCTGGTCGGGCCCACGCGGGCGTGGGACCTGGCCGGTGCCACCGCGTGCGAGCTGCTCGGGCCCGACGAGACCGACGCCATCGTCGCCCGCCTCGGTCCCGACCCGCTGCGGCCCGAGGCCGACCCCCAGCGCTTCCTCGACCGGGTGGCCCGGAGCCGGGCCCCGATCGGCACCCTCCTGCTCGACCAGACCGCGGTGGCCGGCATCGGCAACCTGTACCGGGCCGAGATCCTGTTCCTCCAGGGCATCCACCCCGAGCGCCCGGCCCGCGACCTCCGCCCGCAGGAGCGCGAGGGGCTGTGGGTCGAGACCGTGCACCAGCTCCGCCTGGGCCTGCGCCGGGGCAAGATCGTCACCCGCCGGGCGGCCGAGGTCGACGTCACGCCCTCGCGGCTGCCCCGGTCCGAGGCGCACTACGTGTACCACCGGGACACCTGCCGGGTCTGCGGGGGGCCCATCCGTCGCACCGAGCTGGCCGCCCGCCGCATCGACCTCTGCCCCCGGTGCCAGCCCCGTCGCCCCCGCCGCGACCACACCCCGCCGGTCCCCCCGGAGCCCTGA